A genomic segment from Patescibacteria group bacterium encodes:
- a CDS encoding flavodoxin domain-containing protein, with protein sequence MNTLILYKSKWGTTKQYAEWVHEAYPESDIANIDDFDSKNLINYDTIVIGGRTYMGRIQIGKFLVSNWNMLKEKAVYLFSVGLVHPDKKESKLSFEMIPEDIRNSLAGYIKIPGMVDHKKLNYLQKSLAKKHDNQPENVNKEAIQPIIDFLTRGSE encoded by the coding sequence ATGAATACTTTAATCTTATACAAATCAAAATGGGGAACCACTAAGCAATATGCTGAATGGGTTCATGAAGCATATCCGGAATCGGATATTGCAAATATTGACGATTTTGATTCAAAAAACCTGATCAATTATGATACAATCGTAATCGGTGGCAGAACCTATATGGGCAGGATTCAGATCGGAAAATTTCTTGTTAGCAATTGGAATATGCTAAAAGAAAAAGCAGTATATTTATTTTCCGTCGGTTTAGTCCACCCCGATAAAAAAGAAAGTAAACTATCTTTTGAAATGATACCGGAAGATATTAGAAACTCATTAGCCGGATACATAAAAATTCCCGGAATGGTGGACCATAAAAAATTAAATTATCTGCAAAAATCTCTGGCCAAAAAACATGATAATCAACCGGAAAATGTAAACAAGGAAGCAATCCAGCCGATAATTGATTTTCTGACAAGAGGCTCTGAATAA
- a CDS encoding ABC transporter ATP-binding protein, with translation MSIIEVKDLVKKFRTPDKKGDLVAVNGISFSVEKGEVFGLLGPNGAGKTTTLEIIEGLQDPTGGETLIKGINTHKELSKVKNLIGIQLQSSAYYEFLKLGEILELFGTFYHKAIDPDKLLDIVQLRDKKKALIKQLSGGQQQRFSICAALVNDPEVVFLDEPTTGLDPQARRSMWEFIKKINEQGKTVVITTHYMEEAEYLCNRVGIMDMGKIVSLDTPKNLIRNLHSSARINFYADEQFNIDSLKSVDGILEVKNDSEHKYYLKVTHSNEVLPKLYKWAEQNNVFMQELEVVTAGLEDVFIELTGKKLRD, from the coding sequence ATGTCTATTATTGAAGTAAAAGATTTAGTAAAGAAATTCAGAACCCCAGACAAAAAAGGAGATCTTGTTGCGGTTAACGGGATTTCTTTTTCCGTGGAAAAAGGGGAGGTTTTTGGTCTGCTCGGACCGAACGGCGCGGGCAAAACAACGACCTTGGAAATTATTGAAGGTCTGCAGGATCCCACTGGCGGAGAAACACTGATTAAAGGAATAAACACACATAAAGAACTAAGTAAAGTAAAAAACCTGATCGGCATCCAACTGCAGTCTTCCGCTTATTATGAATTTCTCAAACTGGGTGAAATCCTGGAGCTGTTCGGAACTTTTTATCACAAGGCGATTGACCCGGATAAATTATTAGACATAGTTCAATTGAGAGATAAGAAGAAAGCCCTGATTAAACAGCTCTCCGGCGGACAGCAACAGCGGTTCTCAATCTGTGCCGCTTTGGTGAACGACCCGGAAGTGGTATTTCTGGATGAGCCGACTACCGGACTGGATCCGCAGGCGCGACGTTCCATGTGGGAATTTATCAAAAAAATCAATGAGCAAGGAAAAACTGTTGTTATCACAACGCACTATATGGAAGAAGCGGAATATTTATGCAACAGAGTAGGTATTATGGATATGGGTAAAATTGTTTCACTTGATACACCAAAAAATTTAATCAGAAATTTGCATTCTTCCGCGCGTATTAATTTCTATGCAGATGAGCAGTTTAATATTGATTCATTAAAATCCGTGGATGGAATTCTGGAAGTAAAAAATGATTCTGAACACAAATATTATCTGAAGGTAACGCACAGCAATGAGGTACTGCCAAAGCTCTATAAGTGGGCGGAGCAAAATAATGTCTTCATGCAGGAGTTGGAAGTAGTGACTGCCGGACTGGAAGACGTATTTATCGAACTAACCGGAAAGAAACTAAGAGACTAA
- a CDS encoding TfoX/Sxy family protein: MKQGDFSEYVVHDLLGRIEGITARAMFGGYGLYLDGTIFGIIADDQIYFKTDENSQVRYEQLGSKPFTYAKGKAKSVTMSYWELPAEIMDDPNELRQWVIESSAISKIL, encoded by the coding sequence ATGAAGCAAGGCGATTTCTCCGAATATGTCGTCCATGATCTACTGGGCCGGATAGAAGGTATAACCGCACGCGCGATGTTCGGCGGATACGGACTTTATCTTGATGGCACAATTTTTGGCATCATCGCTGATGATCAAATCTATTTTAAAACCGACGAAAACTCTCAAGTTAGATATGAACAGCTCGGCAGCAAACCATTTACCTATGCCAAGGGTAAAGCTAAATCGGTTACTATGTCATACTGGGAATTACCGGCGGAAATAATGGACGATCCAAATGAACTGCGCCAATGGGTGATAGAATCAAGCGCAATAAGTAAAATATTATGA
- a CDS encoding helix-turn-helix domain-containing protein: protein MEQLLTLKEVTEILRVSERTIYRYIDSGELRAIKIGQWRFSQEDLNRFIFSKKTNK from the coding sequence ATGGAGCAATTACTGACTCTCAAAGAAGTTACGGAAATCCTGCGCGTCAGCGAAAGGACAATTTATCGTTATATTGATTCTGGGGAGTTAAGAGCGATTAAGATTGGGCAGTGGCGTTTTAGCCAGGAAGATCTTAATCGTTTTATTTTCAGCAAAAAAACAAACAAATAA
- a CDS encoding DUF998 domain-containing protein has product MKIDAMKLDAQLIYSSIIIFALCTIIAHIFSTSGYNWQNHSLSQLAAQNYSLAWIMQMGFFSFGILFTAGALLMIKNSRKVRVTDILIVFYGISVLLCGIFSSRPFAEGIPYSEIESGLHFAFAVSTGMFLNLSVFSSILTSKSINERLFHGAFLMTIFASSLFVILIRDGYLDASMGLLQRIIFFTGVIWLFIFFLKRDKIESGNKSQHI; this is encoded by the coding sequence ATGAAAATCGATGCCATGAAACTGGATGCTCAACTGATATATTCAAGTATCATAATTTTTGCCCTATGCACTATCATCGCCCATATTTTTTCAACATCGGGCTATAACTGGCAAAATCATTCACTGAGCCAACTAGCAGCACAAAATTATTCCCTCGCTTGGATCATGCAGATGGGTTTTTTTAGTTTCGGCATATTATTTACAGCCGGTGCATTACTAATGATTAAAAACAGTAGGAAGGTACGAGTTACCGACATACTAATAGTATTTTACGGTATATCCGTATTACTCTGCGGAATATTTTCATCAAGACCCTTTGCTGAGGGCATACCATATTCGGAAATAGAATCTGGTTTGCATTTTGCATTTGCGGTTTCAACTGGAATGTTCTTAAACTTAAGTGTATTCTCCTCTATTCTGACATCAAAAAGTATAAATGAAAGGCTTTTCCATGGCGCATTTTTAATGACTATTTTCGCCAGTTCCCTGTTCGTCATTTTAATCAGAGACGGATATCTGGATGCTTCGATGGGCTTATTACAAAGAATCATCTTTTTTACCGGTGTAATTTGGCTGTTTATATTTTTTCTGAAAAGGGATAAAATAGAATCAGGTAATAAATCACAACATATATGA
- a CDS encoding HAD family hydrolase — translation MIKNIIIDWSGVINDNTRNVYQAVLIIFKNHGVNPISYEEFRQQWQQPYMLFYNRFMPYLTHEKEQIEYTEAIASQPEPSAYPGIVTILKKAKAQAKKIVILSGDPTEHVEKEIIRYGLEDVFTDKYTLVHDKSIVIKEIMDKYSFKADETIFIGDTRHEVESGKSARVQTAAVTWGIDTEEKLKTVFPDFIIHNIKELKSLINDN, via the coding sequence ATGATTAAAAATATCATTATCGATTGGTCCGGAGTAATTAATGATAATACCAGAAATGTCTATCAGGCGGTTCTGATAATCTTCAAAAATCATGGCGTCAATCCGATTTCGTATGAAGAATTCAGACAGCAGTGGCAACAACCTTATATGCTGTTCTATAACCGGTTCATGCCATATCTAACACATGAAAAAGAACAAATAGAATATACAGAAGCAATCGCCAGTCAGCCGGAACCATCCGCTTACCCAGGAATAGTTACAATTTTAAAAAAAGCTAAAGCGCAGGCAAAAAAAATTGTAATCCTGAGTGGCGACCCGACCGAACATGTTGAAAAAGAGATTATAAGATATGGATTGGAAGATGTCTTTACCGATAAATACACGCTTGTCCACGACAAGTCGATCGTTATTAAAGAAATCATGGACAAATACAGCTTCAAAGCGGATGAAACGATTTTTATCGGCGATACTAGGCATGAAGTGGAAAGTGGCAAGTCAGCTAGAGTCCAGACAGCCGCGGTAACCTGGGGTATCGACACGGAAGAAAAACTGAAAACAGTCTTCCCCGATTTTATCATCCACAATATCAAAGAATTAAAATCTTTAATCAATGACAATTAA
- a CDS encoding class I SAM-dependent methyltransferase produces MSNRYWTKAHAHYSRQDWINKPSIFSEFAIQYFPKTGKILDLGAGQGQDSRFFAENGLDVVSTDFEDFALGLNETNIPAHLKKKIKVEEVDLSKKLPYINQEFDVVYSHLALHYFDTATTKEIFKEIKRVLKIGGIIAFMVNSTSDPEYQTGTLIEKDFFAMEKNINMRFFNVDTVKEFTKDFKTISVDNLGESYKDSAVGIHNMIRYIGKKVE; encoded by the coding sequence ATGAGTAATCGGTACTGGACAAAGGCCCACGCGCATTATTCAAGGCAGGATTGGATTAATAAACCCTCAATTTTTTCGGAATTTGCTATCCAGTACTTTCCCAAAACTGGGAAAATACTTGATTTAGGCGCGGGTCAGGGACAGGACAGCCGCTTTTTCGCCGAAAACGGGCTAGATGTTGTATCAACGGATTTTGAAGATTTCGCATTAGGTCTGAACGAAACAAATATCCCTGCACATCTGAAAAAAAAGATTAAAGTCGAGGAAGTGGATTTATCGAAAAAACTGCCATATATTAACCAGGAATTTGACGTAGTCTATTCTCATCTAGCCCTGCATTATTTTGATACAGCTACCACAAAAGAAATATTCAAAGAAATAAAGCGGGTCTTAAAAATCGGCGGAATAATCGCCTTCATGGTTAATTCAACCAGTGACCCGGAATATCAGACCGGCACGCTGATTGAAAAAGATTTTTTTGCCATGGAAAAAAATATTAATATGCGTTTTTTTAATGTTGATACGGTAAAAGAATTTACCAAAGATTTTAAAACAATTTCAGTAGACAATTTAGGAGAATCCTACAAAGACAGTGCAGTAGGAATCCATAATATGATCCGCTATATCGGGAAAAAAGTTGAGTAA
- a CDS encoding GTPase, with product MARRRRIVILGAAGRDFHNFNTVFRNDPNSEVVAFTATQIPDIAGRKYPVELAGGLYPAGIPIVEEEELKALISDCGIDEVVFSYSDVTHRHVAHLAAMANVLGADFRLLSHPSTMLRSSKPVISICAVRTGCGKSQVSRYIADLLRHAGYRIVSVRHPMPYGDLAKQAVQRFAALEDLTKHECTIEEMEEYEPHIAAGGVIYAGVDYEEILRQAEQEADVILWDGGNNDTPFYRPNLHIVVADPLRVGDELNYYPGFDNLLMADIVIIGKQSTANPECIAKLEQTIREHNPFASIVNDLSPVTVEDPESIRGKRVLVVEDGPTTTHGGVATGAGTVAAQNAGAIIVDPRPFLQGSLLETFEKYPNIGCLLPAMGYGEEQVDDLYQTIAVAVEENAIDCVVVGTPINLRRVLKYIPIPFVQVTYGFKEAHLAILDGIVLDMVRKRTAPRIP from the coding sequence ATGGCCAGACGACGCAGAATCGTGATTTTGGGAGCCGCCGGACGCGACTTCCACAACTTCAACACCGTCTTCCGGAACGACCCCAACTCCGAGGTCGTCGCCTTCACTGCCACGCAGATCCCGGACATCGCCGGACGCAAATATCCGGTCGAACTCGCCGGTGGACTGTACCCGGCGGGCATCCCCATCGTGGAAGAAGAAGAACTAAAGGCTCTGATCAGCGATTGTGGAATCGATGAGGTGGTCTTCTCCTACTCCGACGTAACTCACCGGCATGTGGCGCATCTTGCCGCGATGGCCAATGTGCTCGGCGCCGATTTCCGGCTGCTGAGCCATCCCAGCACCATGCTCAGGAGCAGCAAGCCGGTGATCAGCATCTGCGCGGTACGCACGGGCTGCGGGAAGTCACAGGTCAGTCGTTACATCGCGGACTTGCTGCGACACGCCGGCTATCGTATCGTTTCCGTCCGGCATCCCATGCCCTACGGTGACTTGGCGAAGCAGGCGGTGCAGCGCTTCGCCGCGCTCGAAGACCTGACGAAGCACGAATGCACTATCGAGGAGATGGAAGAGTACGAGCCCCATATCGCTGCGGGCGGCGTGATCTACGCCGGCGTGGACTACGAGGAAATCCTCCGCCAGGCGGAACAGGAAGCGGACGTCATCCTCTGGGATGGCGGCAACAACGACACGCCTTTTTACCGTCCCAACCTGCACATCGTGGTGGCGGATCCCCTGCGTGTTGGCGACGAGCTGAACTATTACCCGGGGTTCGACAACCTGCTCATGGCGGACATCGTCATCATCGGCAAGCAGAGCACGGCCAACCCGGAGTGCATTGCCAAGCTCGAGCAGACAATCAGGGAGCACAATCCTTTCGCATCGATCGTAAACGATCTGTCGCCGGTGACCGTGGAAGATCCCGAATCCATCCGCGGCAAGCGCGTACTGGTCGTCGAGGACGGCCCCACTACCACCCACGGCGGAGTGGCTACCGGGGCCGGTACCGTGGCTGCGCAGAACGCCGGAGCGATCATTGTTGATCCCCGTCCGTTCCTGCAAGGCAGTCTGCTGGAAACGTTCGAGAAATACCCAAACATCGGCTGTCTGCTGCCCGCCATGGGCTATGGTGAAGAGCAGGTTGACGATCTGTATCAGACCATCGCCGTCGCGGTGGAGGAAAACGCGATCGACTGTGTAGTGGTCGGTACTCCGATCAACCTCCGCCGCGTGCTCAAGTACATTCCCATTCCCTTCGTGCAGGTCACCTACGGTTTCAAGGAGGCACACTTAGCGATTCTGGACGGAATCGTTCTCGACATGGTCAGGAAGCGGACCGCACCAAGGATTCCGTAA
- a CDS encoding ABC transporter permease: MFKLIWSNIKMTFRDKQAVFWSLAFPLMFIIIFGLFDFTKMGNANYIIFDRANSELSQQFQKGIEEIEFLKKIDSPENLDLAKEQLQAGDVNIIIVIPDSFSGAIPALDQQIQGNIEQTTPSPIEVYYDESNITVNQLALSVVDKFVDQMNMGIANTPKIFSYTTESILSKEVKYIDIIMPGILAMAIMMSAVIGISTGISQYRERKLLKRLSATPLKVRNFLIAEVTSYLFLNLIQISLIILVAQQVFDVNVYGNIFLIYGVCIVGSLIFLNLGFAVAGYAKNTKTAESLSQVVTMPMMFFSGVFFSPEALPTVVGKVVKFLPLTPMIEALRAISVNGESLKDIWTQLAFMGGWIILSFLIAWKTFKFKD, from the coding sequence ATGTTCAAACTAATCTGGTCCAATATTAAAATGACTTTCCGCGACAAGCAGGCAGTTTTCTGGTCGCTGGCCTTTCCCCTGATGTTCATCATTATTTTTGGCCTGTTTGATTTCACTAAAATGGGCAACGCCAATTATATCATTTTTGATCGGGCAAATTCTGAACTTTCTCAGCAGTTTCAGAAAGGCATAGAAGAAATTGAATTCCTGAAAAAAATAGACTCTCCGGAAAATCTGGATTTAGCAAAAGAACAACTGCAAGCCGGCGATGTTAATATTATTATTGTAATCCCGGACAGCTTTTCCGGCGCTATACCTGCTTTAGACCAGCAAATACAGGGCAATATTGAACAAACGACCCCCTCGCCGATTGAAGTGTATTACGATGAATCCAACATCACAGTTAATCAGTTAGCACTTAGCGTAGTTGATAAATTTGTGGACCAGATGAATATGGGCATCGCTAATACACCGAAAATTTTCAGTTATACGACAGAGAGCATCCTGTCTAAAGAGGTTAAATACATTGATATCATCATGCCCGGAATTCTGGCTATGGCAATTATGATGTCAGCGGTGATTGGTATTTCCACGGGGATAAGCCAATACCGTGAGAGAAAACTTTTGAAACGACTTTCCGCGACTCCGCTTAAAGTCCGAAACTTTTTAATCGCTGAAGTGACTTCCTATCTTTTCTTAAACCTGATTCAGATTTCTTTAATCATTCTCGTTGCACAGCAAGTATTTGACGTTAATGTTTATGGAAACATTTTCTTGATCTACGGTGTATGTATCGTCGGCAGTTTAATATTTTTAAATCTTGGTTTTGCGGTAGCCGGTTACGCCAAAAATACCAAGACGGCTGAATCACTTTCTCAAGTAGTAACGATGCCGATGATGTTTTTCTCCGGAGTTTTCTTTTCACCAGAAGCCTTACCGACAGTTGTAGGCAAAGTTGTAAAATTCCTTCCGCTGACGCCGATGATTGAAGCGCTAAGAGCAATCTCTGTTAATGGTGAATCGCTCAAAGACATTTGGACACAGCTTGCTTTTATGGGTGGCTGGATTATTTTATCATTCCTGATCGCCTGGAAAACATTTAAATTCAAAGACTGA